A single Micromonospora sp. CCTCC AA 2012012 DNA region contains:
- a CDS encoding immune inhibitor A domain-containing protein, which translates to MNTFPQSGSRRRLLVALPAIALAAASLTVTGSAAAQSSGPARAAIGADDYYINYAEPEVQPDSSGKEVRGADGVYTSAADEARAYDRKFAGGNPVAARQLAKLEAKAIRTGQSPRQIKQAKGTQTAKLLTLLVEFNDHANDDFTNVMVPKTVFEDRSCVLGTVQNGPRHNTIPDPATLPHQDNNSMWVPDFSPEHFDKMLYTTDGITERVRKDLTGPDGKPGISLAGRTMHNMYLEMSKGAYTVDGQASPWITVPHSEGWYAASRCFKDENGNWVAGRQQSMNGHPDNPQGAGRLATDAIDALAKMDPNFPWADYDIEDQGDRDGDGNVNEPDGVIDHLVLVHANQGKSRGGGDVGVYSVWAHSSTVAGGYTIPGTNLKVSNYIVQPEDAGVGVFAHEFGHDLGLPDLYDTSGNADSDVDFWDLMASGSHSGEIFQALPTHMGIWDKWVLGWAEPQVINPGDDARSVQLGQTSNTPVGTRDGLQVNLPDKVITLAQPHSGAKMWYGGADQNWADVKLSRQVAVPNAADAKFWMWNNYVVEADWDYGFVEVSTDGGATWAEQKVYDATGKLVTTNDGYADPNGRMVDYGNKKYGLTGTSGGWRHDYVDLSAYAGRTVQVRLRYATDEAFVERGWFADDFSVTGGGATTWSDDVEGGTAGWTQTGGTFTDTTGAGWHVDAGTQVKAQYYLAEWRNFDGFDRGLKYAYDTIYSHEAWKVDRISYNAPGMLVWYRDTVLGEVNHVTAQMTALPSYGAKGGLLIVDSHFDPYRRQGVAAAKDPSVLDNLPSRPQSSNATFSLNPTYPFKECLEAANELYSEYCTDFAAQAPVSAFTDARGWYPGIEIRNGAPYARDNDASVVVPSKGNAKYSTRVVNPDGTPATAYYGATLGGGAIVLGTGNPGDQGVGYGVSITVKRAAKDNSYATVYVTSATP; encoded by the coding sequence CGCGGCCGCCCAGTCGTCCGGTCCGGCCCGGGCCGCCATCGGGGCGGACGACTACTACATCAACTACGCCGAGCCCGAGGTGCAGCCGGACAGCTCCGGCAAGGAGGTCAGGGGCGCCGACGGGGTCTACACCTCGGCGGCGGACGAGGCCCGCGCCTACGACCGCAAGTTCGCCGGGGGCAACCCGGTGGCCGCCCGGCAGCTGGCGAAGCTGGAGGCCAAGGCGATCCGGACCGGGCAGAGCCCGCGCCAGATCAAGCAGGCAAAGGGCACCCAGACGGCCAAGCTGCTGACCCTGCTGGTGGAGTTCAACGACCACGCCAACGACGACTTCACCAACGTGATGGTCCCCAAGACGGTCTTCGAGGACCGGAGCTGTGTCCTCGGCACCGTGCAGAACGGACCCCGACACAACACGATCCCGGATCCGGCGACCCTGCCGCACCAGGACAACAACTCGATGTGGGTGCCGGACTTCTCGCCGGAGCACTTCGACAAGATGCTCTACACGACCGACGGCATCACCGAGCGGGTCCGCAAGGACCTGACCGGGCCGGACGGCAAGCCGGGCATCAGCCTGGCCGGTCGGACCATGCACAACATGTACCTGGAGATGTCCAAGGGCGCGTACACGGTCGACGGGCAGGCCAGCCCGTGGATCACCGTGCCGCACTCGGAGGGCTGGTACGCCGCGTCCCGCTGCTTCAAGGACGAGAACGGCAACTGGGTCGCCGGTCGGCAGCAGTCGATGAACGGGCACCCGGACAACCCGCAGGGCGCCGGCCGCCTGGCCACCGACGCGATCGACGCGCTGGCGAAGATGGACCCGAACTTCCCGTGGGCCGACTACGACATCGAGGACCAGGGCGACCGGGACGGTGACGGCAACGTCAACGAGCCGGACGGCGTGATCGACCACCTGGTGCTGGTGCACGCCAACCAGGGCAAGTCCCGCGGCGGCGGCGACGTGGGCGTCTACTCGGTCTGGGCGCACTCCTCGACGGTGGCCGGCGGCTACACCATCCCCGGCACCAACCTGAAGGTGTCGAACTACATCGTGCAGCCGGAGGACGCCGGGGTGGGCGTGTTCGCCCACGAGTTCGGTCACGACCTGGGTCTGCCGGACCTCTACGACACCTCGGGCAACGCCGACTCGGACGTCGACTTCTGGGACCTGATGGCGTCGGGTTCGCACAGCGGCGAGATCTTCCAGGCGCTCCCCACCCACATGGGCATCTGGGACAAGTGGGTGCTCGGTTGGGCCGAGCCGCAGGTGATCAACCCCGGTGACGACGCCCGCTCGGTGCAGCTGGGGCAGACCTCGAACACTCCGGTCGGCACCAGGGACGGCCTCCAGGTCAACCTGCCGGACAAGGTGATCACCCTCGCCCAGCCGCACAGCGGCGCGAAGATGTGGTACGGCGGGGCGGACCAGAACTGGGCCGACGTCAAGCTCAGCCGCCAGGTGGCCGTCCCGAACGCGGCCGACGCGAAGTTCTGGATGTGGAACAACTACGTCGTCGAGGCCGACTGGGACTACGGCTTCGTCGAGGTGTCCACCGACGGCGGGGCGACCTGGGCCGAGCAGAAGGTCTACGACGCCACCGGCAAGCTGGTCACCACCAACGACGGCTACGCCGACCCGAACGGCCGGATGGTCGACTACGGCAACAAGAAGTACGGCCTGACCGGCACCAGCGGCGGCTGGCGGCACGACTACGTCGACCTGTCGGCGTACGCGGGGCGGACCGTGCAGGTGCGGCTGCGCTACGCCACCGACGAGGCGTTCGTGGAGCGCGGCTGGTTCGCCGACGACTTCTCGGTCACCGGCGGCGGCGCCACCACCTGGAGCGACGACGTCGAGGGCGGCACGGCCGGCTGGACGCAGACCGGCGGGACGTTCACCGACACCACCGGCGCCGGCTGGCACGTCGACGCCGGCACCCAGGTCAAGGCGCAGTACTACCTGGCCGAGTGGCGCAACTTCGACGGCTTCGACAGGGGCCTGAAGTACGCGTACGACACGATCTACTCGCACGAGGCGTGGAAGGTCGACCGGATCTCGTACAACGCCCCGGGCATGCTGGTCTGGTACCGGGACACGGTGCTGGGCGAGGTCAACCACGTCACCGCGCAGATGACGGCGCTGCCGAGCTACGGCGCCAAGGGTGGCCTGCTGATCGTCGACTCGCACTTCGACCCGTACCGGCGGCAGGGGGTGGCGGCCGCCAAGGACCCGTCGGTGCTGGACAACCTGCCCAGCCGGCCGCAGTCGTCGAACGCGACGTTCTCGCTGAACCCGACGTACCCCTTCAAGGAGTGCCTGGAGGCCGCGAACGAGCTCTACAGCGAGTACTGCACCGACTTCGCCGCCCAGGCGCCGGTGTCCGCGTTCACCGACGCCAGGGGCTGGTACCCGGGCATCGAGATCCGCAACGGTGCGCCGTACGCCCGGGACAACGACGCCTCGGTGGTCGTCCCGTCGAAGGGCAACGCGAAGTACTCCACCCGGGTGGTGAACCCCGACGGGACGCCGGCGACGGCGTACTACGGGGCGACCCTCGGCGGCGGGGCGATCGTGCTGGGCACCGGCAACCCGGGTGACCAGGGCGTGGGTTACGGCGTCTCGATCACCGTCAAGCGGGCCGCCA